The nucleotide window GACCCCTGCATCGCGGAAGGTCCCGCATCACCTGGAGCGAGGCGCTCGACCTGGCCGAGAGCGTGATCGAACGCAAAGGGCTGTTCGTCCACCTGACCGCACCCGCGCCCCTCATCCGCCAACGGCTCCTCGACCGCGACGGGGAAGCAGCGAGCCTCGACGAAGTCGCCGCCCTCGTCACCGGCTACCAGCGGGTGTTCACCACGCTCGCGGACTACACCAAGGTGCTCGCCCTCGACACGACAGCCCTCGAACTCCCGTCAGCCGGGTGAACGACGCCACGGAGCTGGCACACCGGGCACGCGGTTCCCGCTAGGCTGCGGCAGCACCCGCTGTATCGCTCCGGAGGGGTCGTGGACATCTCATCCGCCCAGAAGCTCGCCTGGGAGAACAAGCTCGTGAAGGGCTTCAACACCACGGACGTGTCCCTGGAGTTCGGTCTTCTCACGGCCGAGGTCGGTGAAGCCTTCACCGCCTGGCGCAAGGGCCTTCCCGACCTCGGAGAAGAGCTGGCCGACGTCTTTCTCTACCTGGCCGCCCTAGCGGAGATGAACGGGCTGGACCTCGACTCGGAGGTCGCCCGGAAGATCGAGAAGAACGGGCGGCGTACGTACGAGCGCAACGAACACGGAGCGCAGATCAGAACGAGTGGCGACTGAGCGTCGCCTCCCGACTCACGAGGGCGGCCCCTGGCTGAGGCCAGGTGCCGCCCTCGTTTTCCTGACGTCCGCCGTGATCGTCATCAGGCTGCCAGCGTGTGGCCCTCGGCTCTGGCGTCCGGTGCGCCACCCTCCGCACCATCCACCTGCGGGCGCTCCAGGCCGAGCAACTTCAGAAGTTCGGCTGTCGGGACGCGGTAGGCGTTGCCGAGCCGCAGAACCCTGACCGGGTACTCCCCTTGCTTGGCGAGCCCGTAGCCCGTGGATCGGCCGATCATGAGCGCCTTGTTGGCAGTGTCGAGATCGATCACCGCTGGGAGGGCCAGCAACTCCTCGCCGGTCAATCCGCGCCCGCCGGGGGAAGAAGGTGCTGCCATGTTGCCCTCCAAAGCTTCAAAGGTGTTTCTGTGCCGCCATACGTGTATCACGGAGTTGCGGCAGCACTTTTTGGCGATCTAAAGTGGCGCCATGACACATGACGGATGGGCGGCGGCGTTCACCGCCCGAGTGGCCCAAGCGATCAGGGAGGCCCGCAAGGCGGCCGGCCTCACCATGGGCGAGGTGGCCCAGGGCTGCGCTGACCGCGGCCTCGCGGAGATCACCGAGCACTCGTTGAAGAACCTGGA belongs to Streptantibioticus cattleyicolor NRRL 8057 = DSM 46488 and includes:
- a CDS encoding MazG-like family protein — its product is MDISSAQKLAWENKLVKGFNTTDVSLEFGLLTAEVGEAFTAWRKGLPDLGEELADVFLYLAALAEMNGLDLDSEVARKIEKNGRRTYERNEHGAQIRTSGD
- a CDS encoding nucleoside/nucleotide kinase family protein, translating into MAGDVNLNEMATAHETLVLEGPDGVGKSTLAQRLSAQHGFRVIHSPRTPDHLDLATRYREILGGAGRILFDRCFVSELVYGPLHRGRSRITWSEALDLAESVIERKGLFVHLTAPAPLIRQRLLDRDGEAASLDEVAALVTGYQRVFTTLADYTKVLALDTTALELPSAG